In the Mustelus asterias unplaced genomic scaffold, sMusAst1.hap1.1 HAP1_SCAFFOLD_2060, whole genome shotgun sequence genome, TCCCTTTATTGTTCATTCCCTTGTCTTGTCTAATGTCCCaaattcattctctctcactgctccagatcgaattccatgtgccatttttctgcccatctgaccagcccactgatatcttcctgcagtccacGGCTTTCTTCTGGATTGTTAAACACAAATACAAttgttgtatcatctgcaaactggaTCATGACCCTTACATTTaagtctaagtcattgatatataccACAAAACTGTGGAACCTCACTGGTAACCAGACActattcagtcctggatgtgattaacagcagcaataacagcagaatccaacccctgctgtcgcctgtgaacttgctggtgtctcagcaggttgtttgactgagcgaatcccttcccacacatggagcagttgaacggcctttccccactgtgaactcactggtgtttcagcagattctgtttacttttaaatctcttctcacaatcagaacattcaaaaggtctctgatcagtgtgaacaagttggtgtgtagtcaggtgggatgactgagtgaatctcttgctGCACAGGAGGCAAGTgtaaggtctctctccagtgtgaactcgccggtgtatcAGAAGGTCAGATGTATCAATGAATTCCTGacaacacacagggcaggtgaacggcctctccccagtgtgaactcgatagtgtctcAGAAGGTGGgctaatcgagtgaatcccttcccacagagagagcagatgaacggcctctccccagtgtgagtgttttggtgtttcagaagatcctttttgcttttaaatgttttctcacaTTTAGAACAATTgaaaggtctctgatcagtgtgaacaaatCGGTGTTTCAGGAtctgggatgaacaagtgaatcccttcccacacacggagcagatgaacggcctctccccagtgtgagtgcgttgatgaatcagtaaatcctttttacttttaaagttcttctcacagtcagaacatttaaatggtctctgatcagtgtgaacactttggtgtgtcaggaggtgggatgactgagtgaatcccttcccacacacggagcagatgaatggcctctccccagtgtgagtgcgttggtgaatcAATAAATCCGTTTTacttttaaaactcttcccacagtcacaacatttaaacggtctctgatCAGAGTGAACTTGGTAGTGAGTCTGGAGGTTTGATAAagcattaaatcccttcccacattgaagaCAAGTAAATGGCCTCTCACCGGTATGGACATGCTGGTGTGTGtagaggctggatgactgagtgaaacccttcccacacacgggacaggtgaacggtctctccccagtgtgaatacgtcgatgagtttccaattCAGACGGGTAATTAAATCccgtcccacagtctccacatttccatggtttctccatggttaaCGACAGGTTATTGGGCGTAGGTGGGGTGAGATTTGAagtcactatcagatcagccatgatgttattaaatgacagagcaggctggtggggccgaatggcctgttgctgTTCCTTGTTCATATGGTAATCAGTTGAAGCCTGATCCACAAATACAACACGAGTAAGGTGTCTCCTGATGTAAATGTGCAGTTTCTTTTCATGCTGtgtgactggttaaagctctGTTCCAGAAAACTGCGGAAAATCGCTTAGATGTGTGTCTCGgttcttttccagtcacactgatatttGAATCATTTCCCAAAGACAAAACAgacaacatttctccttccacattcatagGCTGATGATGATCAGCTCCTGATGAATCAAGTGACTCTGACCAATCTTGACATGATATTCAGTTTGAATTTCCAATCTGCAAATATTCTGCGAAAGGAGTTTAAATTGAATTACTTCAAACTTATCAGACACAAACAGTCCATTTGGTCCAACTAACCTGCTGTTGTTTATACTCGACACACATCTCCTCCTATCCCAtcatgggcggcacaatggttagcactgctgcctcacatgccagggacctgggattgattccagcctcaggtgactgtctgtgtggagtttgcacattctccccgtgtctgtgtggatttcctttgggtgctccggtttgccccctcagtccaaatatgtgcaggttaggttgattgtccatgctaaattgtcccttactgtcagggggactaccaggttaaataagtggggttatgagtatagggtcagggtgggattgtggttgtgcagactcaatgggccaaatggcctcctacattGTAGGAACACTATAAATTCTACCTACCACATCTCAAtctttcagctgatctttctattcctttttctCTGATGTGTTTGtcatgaatttcttcagccagaggatggtgaatctatgaaattcagTGCCATAGAAGACTGTGGCGGCAAGGTCATTGAGTACATTTCAAAGAGATAaaaaggttcttgattggtaaagggatcaaaggttacagagaaagagcaggagaatggggttgataaacttatcagccatgattgaatagtggagcagacacaatgggccaaatagctgaatcctatattttatggtcttatgttttCCTTCTGACAACAGCTCAATAATttcctcaactgcttcctgtatTAATGAATTTCACATTCTCAACCTGTGAgtaaagaaatttatcctcagctTCATCTTGGATTGATTAGTAACTATCATGTATTTATCACTCTTTGCTTATTGATGGTCGCTAATTTTGAACTCTCTCAAATGGAAGTATTTTCTCCACATCTCCCCTGTCCAAGCATCTGATAATTTTAAAAGACTATCGGGTCACTGCGTAATCCCTTATTTTCTAAAGAAAAATGGTTCAACCCCTTCAATCTCTGTTTACAAAACCCATTGCTGTCAATGCACGATAGAAATCACAAAGTGACATTTGTCTTGGTTTGAGTTTCCTGTGTGTAAATCCTCATCTGTAAAAGCAGTTTCAAAAAtccatcactgtcagtccaggatagaaattctgaacagacaattctagtttctctggaacatttttttttcttgttccctcaaatctgtaaatccccgtcccacacactctccctcctcctcaccatctgcaccatttctttcctccactcccagttttctccctccctctcctctgtctgggttcagttctccagctcctgtctgcagactgacaaaaccaatgggtcttactggggatgttggggcctccagcgggtgtttgtgaatcctccccgcccacctcccagggtttccttccttcccagagatcagagtcctcattgatttgaggccaaagtgtaacctcttatttattgtccccctcccccatcctctgatgtgaaccatcctccagtggctgagccaggatggggccgttaacctgggcctgttcccgggagggagggagggagaagccccgcagctgcaaaccagggagctgacaatgattctgaagggtttgtttCGCTCACAATGCCCAGGGACTGATTGacagcagctccggaccaataggaagagggggcggggctaaaGGACGGAGCGGAAGCAGCTGGTCCTCCAATCAGTtattgaggggcggggctggggtataaatgaagcatgcgcagtgtgattaATGGCGGTGGAGCCGAATCTTGCTCAGATCCACAATGAGAAAAGGTGGGAATggcgaggcagagggagcgatGGATCAGGGGGGCGGTTTGCGAGACTTCGTAAAGACGTTACATAAACCGCGAATCCTTGAAAAAGAACCTACCGGTAATTGGGATGGTCCCCGGCCCTTTGCACAGAGCAGGGCCGTAACTTTCTCTCAGTTACAGACCCGGGTTAACCGCCGCCATCTTTTTCGGGTGGTCGCAGCAAGACGCATGCGCAGCTGTCATCTTTAGCGGGGGCACTCGCAATAGGGCGCATGCGCAGATGCCATTTTTGTTGGGGGCAATAATTTTGAAATTTCTCCAGTGACAGAACGTGGACAACTTGCCCATCAAACTGCTTCACtctttcacttccaatttctCACTGATGCAGcacaacaactgtgccaccccctcAACCATGGTTATATAACATCATGGTTCTGAACAAcctggttatttattagtgtcacaagtaggcttacattaacactgcaatgaagttaatgtgagaaTTCCGGCGCCTgtacggatacactgagggagaattcagcatggccaatgcaccttaccaacatgtctttcagattgtgcgaagaaactggagcacccggaagtaacccacacagacacggggagaatgtgcaaactctgcacagacaggcacccaagccaggaatcgaacccaggtccctggcgctgtgaggcagcagtgctaaccactgtgccagccacaCAGTTGGCCGAGAGAGTGACGGTGTCAGTAGTTAGAGAATGAAGTTTGGAGTGGGAACTGGAAAGTatggcttcagtcttctcaaTATTTAAATGAGAGAAAATTTCTGATGTTCCAGtattggatgtcagacaagtcaggacgatgtgtgagttggaggggaacttagaggtaaTGGTCTTAACATATGCTGAATACTCTGGCcgttgtcggtggtggaggttgagggttaAGGTGATTCTGTCAGAGTTCTGATCAAGCTGCAAATACAGAAAAATCCCTCTTCTTCATCCTCTGCTtcttctaacctctctctccctctcattccctTCCATAGATACTGGATCGTGTATCGGTCCAGACTGGGTGGCAGGTTCCCTTTCCTGAAGGATATAATGAACCAATTGTTAaatttatgacaatccagcagttttcatggtcactCTTTCCTGGTGCCGGCCCCATAAATtaacagattcattcagctccatTTCACAACCTACTTTTGTGTTTTTGTGGCTTCACTCTCACTTTTTCTGTTTCAGAAGGGGTGAATTTGCAATCAGAAagctcaaaccaaacatcaggtCAGGATCTGATGGATCACCCAATTTATCGTAACCGGAACAtcattggattttgaacatggaaggaaaaagcaccattcacagtgggaagAAATCGtacacatgttctgtgtgtgCGCGAGACTTCAGCCAATCATCCGGCCTGTCAAGACACAaatgcagtcacaacagggagaagccgtggaaatgtggggactgtggaaagagattcaattacccatcacagctggaaattcatcagcgTGGTCACACAgggcagaggccattcacctgttgtgtgtgtgggaagggattcattaattcatctaacctgatgacacaccaaagtgttcacagtgaggacagaccttttaaatgtctggACTGCGGGAAGTGTTATAAAAATTGTCAGGAACTAATgtaccatcaacgtgttcacactgatgagagaccattcaggtgctctcaatgtgggactgggttcagacaatcatctcatctcactgtacaccagcgcactcacactggggagaggccattcacctgctctgagtgtgggaagagattcactcagtcatcccagctgctgaaacaccagcgagcatacgaacataaaaattaggagcagaagtaggtcattcggcccctcgagcctgctccaccattcagtaagctcatggctgatctgattgtaacctcaactctacattcctgcctacatcccataacctttcaccctcttgttagtcaggaatctatctagctttgtcttaaaaatattcaaagactctgcttccactgcagaggaagagaatggcttttaacattttccctgtgacaaATGTTCGGCTAACTGGCCTGAACTTTCCcactttctctcttcctttttgaataataaAACATTTGCCATTTTTCCCTGAATCGCTGAAATTTTGTAAAATTAAAATGACTGCATCAATGATCTCAGTAGCCTCTTCTTTCAAGACCTTAGGGAGAAGTCCATTCGGACCAGAGAACCTGTCAGCGCACACACCCAACAATGTGCTCAATACCACTGTTCGTAATTTTCCTGATTTGCACCatctcttccatttcctgatttacaactATCTCTGGGAGGTTACTTGTGCTGTCTATAGCAAAGACAggtgcaaaatatctgtttagtTCATCCACCATAGCCCTACTTTCCACAACCAATTCTCCAGATCACTTTCTatgggaccaatgctcactttgttaacttttcTTATTAAATATCTATACAAATTCCCTGACAGCCAAGGGCTCGGATGGAGAACAATTTGTTAGATTGTCCTAGAGGCCTTTTTGATACAgtgtgttgacaatccaaccCGGAGGGGGCTATACtcgacttggtattggggaatgagctgggccaggtgatcaatgtttcagtgggggagcattttgggtttagcaaccataattccataagatttcagaTAGTCGTGGATAAGAACAAGAGTTgccctcgggtgagggtgcttaattaggcacgggccaattacatccaaattagacaggaactggggaatgtggactgGGAGCAGCTATTTGAAGGTaaatccatgtctggcatgtggaaggcttttaaaggccggttgattgaagtgcaggacaggcatgttctCGCAAAAAATgaagatagaaatggcaggattcaggaaccatggatgacaaggaaaATTGTAATTTCAGTCAAAAGGATAAAAGAAGCATATGACAGGCCTCGTCTAAAAATGAATGAAGCGCTTGAGGAGCAcattgaaagtaggaaggaacttaaccgtggaattaggagggctaaaaggggccatgaaatgtctttagtaaacagggtcaaggagaaccccaaagctttttatgcgcatattaggagcaagagggtagcaagaggaagagtaggcccactcaaggacaatggagggaagttttcCGTGGAGCCATAGGAAGTGGGTGAGaaccttaatgagtactttgtatcggtattgaTCAAGGAGAAGGACATAATGGATGTTGagttcagggataggtgtgtgaacgctctagtGAATGTAAATATATCGAAGGAAGAattgttgagtatcctaaattgtgttaaggtagacaagtccccagggccaggtgggatctatcccaggttgctGCAGGagacaagggaagaaatagccggggccttaacagatatcttcacgtcctctttgaccacaggtgaggttccagaggactggagaatagccaatgttgttcccttgtttgagaaaggaagcagggataatccaggaatttataggctggtgagctttatgtcagtggtggagaagcttttggagaagatactgagggacaggatatatgcacatttggaagaaaatggacgagTTAGTGACAAGCAGCagggttttgtatggggaaggtcatgtctcactaatttgattgaattttttgaagaggtgacaaagataattgatgagggaagggctgtggacgtAGTTTACtatggtgtttgacaaggtcccacatggcagacaggTACATAAACTAAAAATCACatgattcagggtgggctggctagatggatactaGATggatggtgttctgcagggatctgtactgggacctctgttagtatatatataaatgatctggaggaaaatgtgagggattagtaaatttgcagatgacacaaagactgttggagttgctgatagtgccagggattgtcagaggatacaacagaatTTAGATAAattggagacttgagcacagaaatggcagatggagtttcatccataCGAACACGAGGCGatgtattttggaggatcaaattagatgtgaattatattgtaaatagtagaacccttaggaacattaagatacaaagggatctgggcatgcaggttcacagttccctaaaatTGGCAACACAGATTGCCAAAGTGATTAAAAAAGCAGAagtcatgcttgccttcatcagccggggcattgagtacaagagttgggaaatcatgttgcagctatataaaaccttggttaggctgcattgaaatgaatcatagaatcatagaaaccctacagtacagaaagaggccattcggcccatcgaggctgcacctaccacaatcccacccaagccctacccccatatcctgacatattttacccactaatccctctaacctatgcatctcaggacactaaggggcaattttagcatggccaatcaacctaacccgcacatctttggactgtgggaggaaaccggagcacccggaggaaacccacgcagacacgaggagaatgtgcaaactccacacagacagtgacccaagctgggaatcgaacccaggtccctggagctgtgaagcagcagtgctaaccactgtgctaccgtgccgcatttggactatcaggtctcccctcatcctacaTCTTTCCAGTTGAAAACAagactagtttattcaatctctcctcatggtccacacctcgagaccaggcaacatccgggtgaaccttctctgcactctctccaaagcttccatgtctttctggtagtgtggtgaccagaactgcatgcaatacctcAAAtgcgcctaaccaaggttttactcACACATGTTGGCCAGAGAAGGACGTTTGAGTCTGAAACAAAAGCTgtgctgtttcaaatcaaactgcgggacttggaagaaaatgatgggaagagattttgcaaagtcccctcccccactccctcagctggcagcccagcacgcaggcgcagagagcgctgctgagccgagctgtccggagcaggtgcagagagcgctgctgagccgagctgtccggagcaggcgcagagagtgctgctgagccgagctgtccggagcaggcgcagagagcgctgctgagccgagctgtccggcgcaggcgcagtgcggctgccgccagcggtcgctctcgggtctctttttggagcagcagccgccgtggagaggggggagggggagatcaccgagcggcttctcgctctggccggagccgccagccggttgcctggaaaccttggctcgaggaggtgcaggaggaggggaacaatgggcggGAGCGGGGCCCGCGTTTGcgggccgggcctgcgcactggaaaaCCATGACGTCACCGCGAAGCAgactgattcctattggctgattcagggggGCTCCTTTGTGACGTCacatgcggaagttgtccaatgagcttcagagtgaagcttccgcctctggacaacatctgggaggaaatcaatgtttccccctttccatttctttcctcattctgggggaaattggggacttgcagcaactgaagggaaaggaagtgaatcaagGGAGGCTGTAGACTCTGGAAAGGAAACAgacgaacatcggaattaggagcaggacaaGGTCCAGGTATCTTTTCCTTTTTCTCTCAAAGATATCCTTTAGCTCTCTcagtttgacacatttatttgtctggttaaTAGGATGGCCTCCTACCTAATGCTCACAATTAAAACGTTTTCCCAAGAGATGGATGACGTTTAAAGGAACAGTAAATCAAATGAGGACAGAGATAGTGTGGTCATATGGCACATACAAAATCATTTATGATTCTCTGAAGTTCATTATAATTATTTCTTGTCTTGAAATATATAGCAGCGTTGCTATGTTTTATATTTCAAGCCATAGAGTCACTGTGGCACAAAATGAATCTATTTGGCAACTCAAGTCCATACCAACTCTCTGTACAGAAAATCAGTCAATTCCATACCCCTCAATATCCCCATttccctgaaagtttatttccttcaagtgtccatcaaatttcattttgaaatcgcTGATTATCTCCAGTTGCACCACTCtcaccagcagcaagttccagggcctaaaaaaagttcttcctcactgaTCCCTATCTTGCCAATCACATAACAGAGTGCTGTATATTACACACATTTATTATCCATTAAATAtgcaaatatataaaatatatatgggCCATATATATGGGCCATCATATCTGTACCCGACTCGCCAAATGAGCATTTTGActgagtgccattctcctgtgttttttctctctctctgggaaatacagagagttGTGGTAAATTGAATTAGTGCCACGAATTCTAAGGGAGAAATTGCTGGTGATTTTGTTGAGACTGGTTTTATTGAAGTAAAAGTATCCCATCTATTCAAATACTATTTGTCTGTCAATGCCTGATTCATTTatgttgcttttattttgatttttacaatgaaacattttaaaaagtgaaacctCACTCATTTTATCCTTGGAATTGTCAGGAATGTGTTTATTATAAGGTTATCAGTTGGCTTGGGACGTAACAACAGAGATATATCCAGTGTTGTTTTATAGTACGTATTAGGTATAATATTTATATTTCAGTAAAATAATGTATTTATTATTTCCATTCTTGTAATCTAGTACTGCAgctatgttatacatttccaatcATGGACTCTACACTTCAGAAGGAACTTGAGTCCATGTCAACTTTCTGCAGAGTGATCCACTCAGCCCCATTCCCCTCTATATCTCCATTAGTGCAGCATGTTCATTTCCTTTGTGTGCCGATCCAATCTCATTTTGAAACCATTTGTTTActgttccaccatcctcatagacATTGagttgcatagaaacatagaaaataggatcaggagtaggccatttggcccttcaagcctgctcttctATTCATTATGATAATAGCCCaaacccccatatcctttgatcccttttgccttTTAACTTTATGTCTCTTTCCATAGATAAGATAATGTTTGCCAGTTGCATGAGGAGAAAATGAGTTTTTTTCTGTTCtaaatcaatttcacaacctTTTAGGAGAGGAAGATTTGCAGTTGGTAAACAGAAATCAAACATGATCTCAGACCTGATTGAGTCgaccaatttattgtaacctgaatatcattgtattttgaatatagaaggaaaaagcaccattcacagtggagagaaactgtgTTCTGTTTGTGGACAAGACTTCacccaatcatctggcctttcaggacataattgcagtcacaacagggagatggcttggaaatgtgaggattgtgggaagggatttgattacccatcccacctggaaactcatcgacgcattcacaccggggagagaccgttcacctgctctcaatgtgggaagggattcactacctcatcccatctgctgaaacaccagcgaattcacacaggggagagaccgttcacatgTTCTGTGTGTAGGAAGGaattcaatcagtcatccaacctagtgATACACGAGCGAATTCATACTGACGAAAGGCCATtcgcctgctctcagtgtgggaagggatttactcagtcatccacGCTGCTAAAtcatcaacgagttcacactggggagaggccgttcacctgctcccagtgtgggaagggtttcactacCTCAGCCatgctgctgaaacaccagcgaattcatactggggagaggccgttcacctgctctgtgtgtggaaagggattcattacCTCATGCACGATGCTAAATCACCAGTgaactcacactggagagaggccattcacttgctcccagtgtgggaagggatacattacTTCATCCAGGCTGCgaaaacaccagcaaattcacaagtaactattgtgattggattttgctgttaatcatatTCAGACTTAACCATGTTTGTttgtgtctgtttctgctgaattgaaaaataACTCCAGCTCTGTTATAGGTGTTAATATAATTggcttagaaggggaggatttggggtcaggaaactcacacag is a window encoding:
- the LOC144489251 gene encoding uncharacterized protein LOC144489251, producing MEKPWKCEDCGKGFKWPSQLEIHQRTHTGERPFTCSMCGKGFRESSNLLQHQRVHTDLRPFKCPDCGKGYKSSGDLMSHQRVHTDQRPFRCFHCGTGFRKSSEFTVHQRTHTGERPFTCSMCGKGFINSSNLLRHQRTHSDARTFKCPDCEESFKNSDNLLRHRRTHTGERPFTCSECGKGFTRSAALLTHRRVHSGERPFACSECGKRFTCSSHLLKHQRTHTVERPFTCSMYCGTGFNYPSELETHRRIHTGERPFTCPVCGKGFTQSSSLYTHQHVHTGERPFKCCDCGKSFKSKTDLLIHQRTHTGERPFICSVCGKGFTQSSHLLTHQSVHTDQRPFKCSDCEKNFKSKKDLLIHQRTHTGERPFICSVCGKGFTCSSQILKHRFVHTDQRPFNCSKCEKTFKSKKDLLKHQNTHTGERPFICSLCGKGFTRLAHLLRHYRVHTGERPFTCPVCCQEFIDTSDLLIHRRVHTGERPYTCLLCSKRFTQSSHLTTHQLVHTDQRPFECSDCEKRFKSKQNLLKHQ